The genomic stretch GAATGAATTTGATTTTTTAGGAAATTCTTGCCGTTTACGAAAAAGCAAGATAGAGATCCTTAAACGTTGCGTACCAGGGACTATGCGCCCCGAGCCGGAGCTTCACTTGTCTGGCATGTCTCACCAATCGAGACGCAATGGTGATCACATTTTGAAGTACCGTGCGTATCCGGCGGCGCTGCGTATGGGCCTTTCTCTTTAGGGGAGAATCCGGATGGTGTAAGCTCATTTGACCAACGATGCGAAGCAGGTTATAGGCAAGCGCACCGAAATGAAAGACCAGATCATTGACCTTAAATTTTCCACTAGGCAGTCGTTCCAAATCAAGGTCCGTTTTTAACTCGCTATGGAATTGCTCGCTGGTTCCGTGATCTCTTTGCAAATGGATCAATTCTTCCGGCGAGACGGGTAACGACGTCCAGTACGTGGCCACTTCTAACTCTGGAAGCAGCAATTGCTGCCCATTGGACAAGATGGTTCGTTCCACGACATGGAAAACCACCCGTTCACGTTGTTCCATATTGCCGACCTTCCACATTACACTGCCCATATACTCCACTTTTCCTTCCCGAACAATTCGGGCCTGCCCATTTTTAAGGGCGATGTCCCTCCACATTTCGGGAGTTTCTTGGCGAAGGTTGCGTTTGATTATGTAGTCAACATTCTCTGCGCGGAGGACACGTATGTTATCGACGCTGTCAAAGCCGGAATCCATGCGTACCAGAAGCTTCTCAGCTCCGCACTGGCGTGCGTAATTGATGCTCTTTGTTAAGAACTGGGGCGTTCCTTTCTGGCTATGATCTTTGCCCGGACGCAGCTCAACGTTTATGCAGTAGCCTTCCTGACCGAGGTAGGCCAGTATGGGCGCAAAGCCATCATGACCTTTGTAGGTGCGCGTCACCCCCTCTTTTTTGGAACCGGAATTATCCAATGGCGTCACATCTACGTCTACCGTCAGATAGTCTGTAGCGCCGACCCGAACAGGTGTCAGGGGAGCTTTTGCTTTTTTGATGAGACGAGCAGATTCTTCCATAATGATGTCGTTCCATTTCAAATCCGTCTCAACAACCTTTTCAAATCGTTGTCGTAACGTGGGACTGGAGGGTACGATGTCGACGCCCATGGCGTATCGAAAAAAGTCATCTCCACGAGCCAGCTCAATCGCATCGAAGTCATTCTTTCCCTGACAGAGAAGGCCCAGGTAGCTCAGAGCAACAGTTCCGTGGCTTATATCTGGTGTCAAACAAGTGGGCACAGTGAACTTATCCAATCGCAATTTCAATGAAGTCTTTCTTAACAAGGCGCCCACGAGCGCCAATCCAGTTACCGGTGTAAGCTCCTCATTCGATTGCTCGATAATGAACTTCTTCATGGTCATGCATTCACCCCGTCGGTGAGTTTAAATCACTCCGATTAAACTCGTTTATCTCTATTATACGGGGAAATGCGCTGAATTTCGACTATTTACTTTTTATCCTGTCACTGATTCAGGATTCAGTAAACCCTCGTTCCATTCAGTAAACCCTCGTTCCATTCAGTAAACCCTCGTTCCATTCAGTAAACCCTCGTTCCATTCAGTAAACCCTCGTTCCATTCAGAAAACCCTTCGTCCGTTCATAAATCCCGTCATTCCAGCCATAGTCGATCACAAACGGAGTCACCCTATACCCAGCATGCGTCATCGAAGGGTGAACCATTGGACAAATTCAAAGTATAGCGCAGCTTCGCCTCTCCACGCAAACCTTGCGCTAGTCAGATCACACTCTTAACATAGATACATCCTTTCAAACATGCATATAATGAACAACCTTTGAGCAAACGATGAAAAATCCTCTAATGCGGAAGGATTCCTTCGAACCGATATGGAATGATCCTTATTCCAGGTTGGCTGGCATCCTTGATTTTTTTCGAACAGGTGATTTCATATGATCATCGATAAAAAAAGCGATTTCGACGTGGTCGATCTCTCCTTTGAGGAGATCGACAAGGGGTTCACGCCGCGCCAGGCCATCGCCGAGGCCAAGCGCTGCCTCGGCTGCGCCAAGCCCCATTGCCGTGCCGGCTGCCCCATTGAGAACGAGATTCCCCAGTTCATCAAAGCCTTGGCCAACGGCAACATCGGCGAGGCCAGCGCCATCATCGCCCGCCGCAGCAACCTCCCCGCCGTCTGCGGCCGCGTCTGCCCCCATGAGCAGCAGTGCGAGAGCCACTGCATCCTCAACAAAAAAGGCGAAGGGATCAAGATCGGCAAACTGGAGCGCTTCATCGCCGACTTCGACGCTGAAATGGAGATCACCCAGCCCGAAGCCTGCCCCGTCCAGAACAAAGGCAAGGTGGCCGTCATCGGGGCCGGCCCGGCCGGCCTTACCGTCGCCGGCGACCTGGCCAAGCAGTGTTTCGACGTGACCGTCTTCGACGCCCAAGAGGAACCGGGCGGCGTCCTCATCTACGGCATCCCCGACTTTCGCCTGAACAAAGAGGTGGTACGCCGGGAGATCCGCAAAATGGAACGGCTCGGCGTCACCTTCCGCAACAAGGTGCTCGTCGGCCAAGACATCACCATCGACCAACTGTTCCAAGAGGGCTATGACGCCATCTTCATCGGCACCGGCACCGCATTGCCCAAACGGCTCGACATCCCCGGCAACGACCTGGCCGGCGTCGTACAGGCCTCCTACTTCCTGCGCATCGTCGCCCTGGCCAACAGCGGCAAGATCAGCCCCCGCGAGATCCCCGTCTCCATCGGCGACAAGGTCTTCATCATCGGTGCCGGCAACGTGGCCATGGACGCCGCCCGGACCGCCCTGCGGCTCGGCGCCTCCGGCGTCACCGTCGTCCACCGCCGCGGGGAATCGGAGATCACGGCGCTGCGCAGCGAGTTCGAGCACGCCCGCGCC from Heliomicrobium modesticaldum Ice1 encodes the following:
- a CDS encoding IS1380-like element ISHmo1 family transposase, which gives rise to MTMKKFIIEQSNEELTPVTGLALVGALLRKTSLKLRLDKFTVPTCLTPDISHGTVALSYLGLLCQGKNDFDAIELARGDDFFRYAMGVDIVPSSPTLRQRFEKVVETDLKWNDIIMEESARLIKKAKAPLTPVRVGATDYLTVDVDVTPLDNSGSKKEGVTRTYKGHDGFAPILAYLGQEGYCINVELRPGKDHSQKGTPQFLTKSINYARQCGAEKLLVRMDSGFDSVDNIRVLRAENVDYIIKRNLRQETPEMWRDIALKNGQARIVREGKVEYMGSVMWKVGNMEQRERVVFHVVERTILSNGQQLLLPELEVATYWTSLPVSPEELIHLQRDHGTSEQFHSELKTDLDLERLPSGKFKVNDLVFHFGALAYNLLRIVGQMSLHHPDSPLKRKAHTQRRRIRTVLQNVITIASRLVRHARQVKLRLGAHSPWYATFKDLYLAFS
- a CDS encoding NAD(P)-dependent oxidoreductase, whose translation is MIIDKKSDFDVVDLSFEEIDKGFTPRQAIAEAKRCLGCAKPHCRAGCPIENEIPQFIKALANGNIGEASAIIARRSNLPAVCGRVCPHEQQCESHCILNKKGEGIKIGKLERFIADFDAEMEITQPEACPVQNKGKVAVIGAGPAGLTVAGDLAKQCFDVTVFDAQEEPGGVLIYGIPDFRLNKEVVRREIRKMERLGVTFRNKVLVGQDITIDQLFQEGYDAIFIGTGTALPKRLDIPGNDLAGVVQASYFLRIVALANSGKISPREIPVSIGDKVFIIGAGNVAMDAARTALRLGASGVTVVHRRGESEITALRSEFEHARAEGVTFRWMSSPARFLGDEKVTAIELESMAIDESNQLVATGEKQTLPADKIILAIGQRPAARIISSAGGIEVDPNGYVITRERPYGMTTRRGVFAGGDVVHEPATVVLAMKEAKKVAAGIAMYVEAKKLIEECGV